From a region of the uncultured Desulfatiglans sp. genome:
- a CDS encoding hypothetical protein (Evidence 5 : Unknown function), whose protein sequence is MMPAGFAQESAPYERLFLHRIRFHPEMVFLANLGVNLHVCLCGDLQVASAQTLDFPDIGQKSSFPDWKVSPTAKSFPDGHEFADGSKLFPGKERPFARLVVPRGRRKASFARPGSNSSRSGMKRVLREKPIMYFHTDVVDTQGVFP, encoded by the coding sequence ATGATGCCTGCCGGGTTCGCCCAGGAATCCGCTCCGTACGAGCGGCTTTTTCTTCACCGAATTCGTTTCCATCCGGAAATGGTCTTTTTGGCCAATCTCGGCGTCAATCTGCACGTTTGCTTGTGCGGCGACCTGCAGGTCGCCTCCGCGCAGACGCTTGATTTCCCTGATATTGGCCAAAAATCCTCATTTCCGGATTGGAAAGTTAGTCCTACCGCGAAATCATTTCCGGATGGACACGAATTCGCCGATGGATCAAAACTTTTCCCTGGCAAGGAAAGACCTTTTGCCCGGCTTGTCGTTCCCCGAGGGAGAAGGAAGGCATCTTTTGCCCGGCCGGGATCAAACTCATCCCGCTCTGGAATGAAACGGGTTTTAAGGGAGAAGCCTATCATGTATTTTCACACAGACGTTGTTGACACTCAAGGGGTTTTCCCATAG
- a CDS encoding hypothetical protein (Evidence 5 : Unknown function) has translation MNNLRLSGRGGSVRGDASREVLWNSFHPEMVFLANLGVNLHVCLCGDLQVASAQTLDFHPEMVFLANLGVNLHVCLCGDLQVTSAQTLDFIDIGQTETHPARVGLSTRSV, from the coding sequence GTGAACAACCTCCGGCTCTCGGGGAGGGGTGGATCGGTAAGGGGCGATGCTTCCCGAGAGGTGCTCTGGAACAGTTTCCATCCGGAAATGGTCTTTTTGGCCAATCTCGGCGTCAATCTGCACGTTTGCTTGTGCGGCGACCTGCAGGTCGCCTCCGCGCAAACGCTTGATTTCCATCCGGAAATGGTCTTTTTGGCCAATCTCGGCGTCAATCTGCACGTTTGCTTGTGCGGCGACCTGCAGGTCACCTCAGCTCAAACGCTTGATTTCATTGATATTGGCCAAACCGAGACCCACCCCGCAAGGGTGGGACTGAGCACGCGCAGCGTGTGA
- the ftsH gene encoding protease, ATP-dependent zinc-metallo (Evidence 2a : Function from experimental evidences in other organisms; PubMedId : 12037319, 1925026, 6389496, 7781608, 8106505, 8248182, 8444796, 8444797, 9573051, 9636708, 9643547, 9712851; Product type e : enzyme): MNPFYKNLALWLVITLMMVMLFQIFKTPGGNSASISYSDFLEMVEKGHVDRVTIQGDNISGSSVQGPFKTYAPRDPELIQLLTSKSVKITAKPEEDSSWFQVFLSWVPMLLLIGVWIFFMRQMQVGGGKALSFGKSRARLMSDSQEKVTFEDVAGIDEAKDELEEVVEFLRDPKKFTRLGGRIPKGVLLVGSPGTGKTLLARAIAGEAGVPFFSISGSDFVEMFVGVGASRVRDLFVQGKKHAPCIIFIDEIDAVGRHRGAGLGGGHDEREQTLNQLLVEMDGFESNEGVILISATNRPDVLDPALLRPGRFDRQVVVPVPDLKGREGILKVHLKKKLVADNLDIQVLARGTPGFTGADLENMVNEAALMAARRGKDRVEMSDFEDAKDKVLMGTERKSMIISEAEKRITAYHEAGHALVARLIPDTDPIHKVTIIPRGRALGLTQQLPIDERHTYAKDYLLNTLSILMGGRAAEEIVLEMQTTGAGNDIERASDIARKMVCDYGMSEELGPLTYGKKDEQIFLGREITQHRDYSEFTAQRIDKEVSRIINEAYGRTTNLLKTNLESLHKIAQALLERETLDVRAIDELLGIAPDEPGESDKEPLSSEIPAQ; this comes from the coding sequence TTGAATCCTTTTTACAAAAACCTTGCACTGTGGCTCGTCATCACCTTGATGATGGTTATGCTTTTTCAGATCTTCAAAACTCCCGGCGGCAACAGCGCAAGTATCAGCTACAGCGATTTTCTGGAAATGGTCGAGAAAGGCCATGTCGACCGGGTAACCATCCAAGGCGACAACATCTCCGGATCTTCGGTTCAGGGGCCCTTCAAGACGTATGCACCGCGCGATCCCGAATTGATTCAACTGCTGACCTCGAAAAGCGTGAAGATCACGGCTAAACCCGAAGAGGATTCCTCCTGGTTTCAGGTCTTCCTCTCCTGGGTGCCCATGTTGCTGTTGATCGGGGTCTGGATCTTCTTCATGCGCCAGATGCAGGTGGGGGGCGGCAAGGCCCTTTCTTTCGGAAAGAGCCGCGCGCGCCTGATGAGCGATTCCCAGGAGAAGGTCACCTTCGAGGACGTTGCAGGGATCGACGAGGCCAAGGACGAACTCGAAGAAGTCGTGGAATTTCTCCGTGACCCCAAAAAATTTACGCGTCTCGGCGGCCGGATCCCCAAAGGGGTTCTGCTGGTCGGATCCCCGGGAACAGGAAAAACCCTCCTCGCCCGTGCCATTGCCGGGGAGGCCGGCGTCCCCTTTTTCAGCATCAGCGGCTCCGATTTCGTGGAGATGTTCGTGGGCGTCGGCGCCTCGCGTGTGCGGGATCTTTTCGTGCAGGGGAAGAAGCATGCCCCCTGCATCATCTTCATCGATGAGATCGACGCGGTCGGCCGGCACAGGGGAGCCGGGCTCGGAGGCGGGCACGACGAGCGGGAACAGACGTTGAATCAGCTTCTGGTCGAGATGGACGGCTTCGAATCCAACGAAGGGGTGATCCTCATCTCGGCCACCAACCGCCCCGATGTCCTGGATCCGGCCCTGCTGCGGCCCGGGCGCTTCGATCGGCAGGTCGTCGTTCCGGTGCCGGATCTCAAAGGCCGAGAAGGGATCCTCAAGGTGCACCTCAAGAAGAAGCTCGTGGCGGACAACCTCGACATCCAGGTCCTCGCGCGCGGCACTCCGGGCTTTACCGGCGCCGACCTCGAGAACATGGTCAACGAAGCCGCCCTCATGGCCGCCCGGCGAGGAAAAGACCGGGTCGAAATGTCCGATTTCGAGGACGCCAAGGACAAGGTCCTGATGGGAACCGAACGTAAGAGCATGATCATCAGCGAAGCCGAAAAACGGATCACGGCCTATCACGAGGCCGGACATGCGTTGGTCGCCCGGCTGATTCCGGATACAGATCCTATCCACAAGGTCACCATCATCCCGAGGGGCCGTGCCCTGGGCCTGACGCAGCAGTTGCCCATAGACGAACGGCATACCTATGCAAAAGACTATCTTCTGAACACCCTTTCCATCCTGATGGGCGGACGCGCGGCAGAGGAGATCGTCCTCGAGATGCAGACCACCGGCGCGGGAAACGACATTGAACGGGCATCGGACATCGCCCGCAAGATGGTCTGTGATTACGGCATGAGCGAAGAACTCGGGCCTCTGACCTACGGCAAGAAGGACGAGCAGATCTTTCTCGGGAGGGAAATCACGCAGCACCGTGACTACAGCGAGTTTACCGCTCAGCGGATCGATAAGGAAGTCAGCCGCATCATCAACGAGGCCTACGGGAGGACCACCAACCTCCTCAAAACGAACCTCGAATCGCTGCACAAAATCGCCCAGGCCCTCCTCGAAAGAGAGACTCTGGACGTTCGGGCCATCGACGAACTGCTGGGGATCGCCCCCGATGAGCCCGGAGAAAGCGACAAAGAACCTCTTTCATCGGAGATCCCGGCGCAATGA
- the folP gene encoding 7,8-dihydropteroate synthase (Evidence 2a : Function from experimental evidences in other organisms; PubMedId : 13873645, 1522070, 1657875, 8304179, 9187658; Product type e : enzyme), with product MTTWTLNWPNHTLELGRRTLVMGVLNVTPDSFSDGGRHFAFEEAVAGAWRMVEEGADIIDIGGESTRPFAPELDAATEKARIVPVIEALAKKIPVPISIDTYKAEVAQAALDAGASIINDISALRFDPEMAPLAASRGVPVVLMHMQGTPRNMQENPYYEDLFGEITLFLQDAVERALQAGIREDLIILDPGIGFGKTFTHNLQLIRQLSRFSALGKPILAGPSNKAFIGHILKKTAHERDTGTMAAVTACVLNGAAIVRVHNVRLAAETVAVADAIKRGSIDQNAES from the coding sequence ATGACCACCTGGACGCTGAATTGGCCGAACCACACCCTGGAACTCGGAAGACGGACGCTGGTCATGGGGGTCCTGAACGTCACCCCGGATTCGTTTTCCGACGGGGGCAGGCATTTCGCATTTGAAGAGGCGGTGGCTGGCGCCTGGAGGATGGTCGAAGAGGGGGCCGACATCATCGATATCGGTGGAGAATCGACCCGGCCTTTCGCCCCAGAACTCGACGCCGCGACCGAAAAGGCACGTATCGTACCCGTCATCGAAGCGCTGGCGAAGAAGATCCCGGTGCCGATCAGCATCGACACCTACAAGGCCGAGGTGGCCCAAGCGGCGCTGGACGCCGGTGCATCGATCATCAACGATATCAGCGCCCTCCGCTTCGACCCGGAGATGGCCCCGCTGGCCGCGTCCCGCGGTGTGCCGGTCGTGCTCATGCACATGCAGGGCACTCCCCGGAACATGCAGGAAAACCCCTATTATGAGGATCTATTCGGCGAAATCACCCTGTTCCTCCAGGATGCGGTTGAGCGAGCCCTGCAGGCAGGTATTCGGGAAGATCTGATCATCCTGGATCCGGGGATCGGGTTCGGCAAAACCTTTACGCACAACCTCCAACTCATCAGGCAGCTCTCGCGCTTCTCCGCGCTGGGAAAACCGATCCTGGCCGGACCGTCCAACAAGGCCTTCATCGGACATATCCTGAAGAAGACGGCCCACGAGCGGGACACGGGAACGATGGCCGCGGTGACGGCCTGCGTCCTGAACGGTGCAGCCATCGTCCGGGTGCATAACGTACGCCTGGCCGCAGAAACCGTTGCGGTGGCGGATGCCATCAAGAGAGGATCCATCGATCAGAATGCGGAATCATGA
- the coaX gene encoding Type III pantothenate kinase, which yields MRNHDLLLLCIDVGNTHTGLALSDGERILEHWRIRTQTDITSDEAAVLLNGLFQLRNRRMADITHAIVTSVVPHVNRALSALFEQVLEVEGSFVDHETDTGMPVRYKNPAEVGADRIVNAVGAYDKFRCACIVVDLGTATTFDCVSSEGVYLGGAIAPGLMISMQALVSRGSRLPKLERISRPPAAIACSTLDSMNSGLLYGYAGLVDGVLTRMKQEMGGRPMVVATGGIAPVLQDVSEHFDVIEPLLTFEGLAAIFRRRLSSSGRVKLA from the coding sequence ATGCGGAATCATGACTTGCTGCTTCTGTGCATCGACGTCGGCAACACCCATACCGGCCTCGCCCTCAGCGACGGTGAGCGGATTCTCGAACACTGGAGAATCCGGACCCAAACAGACATCACCAGCGATGAGGCGGCGGTGCTTCTCAATGGGCTTTTCCAGCTCAGAAACCGCCGCATGGCAGACATCACCCATGCCATCGTGACGTCCGTCGTCCCCCACGTCAACCGGGCCTTGAGTGCTCTGTTCGAGCAGGTCCTCGAGGTCGAAGGGTCGTTCGTGGACCACGAAACGGATACGGGCATGCCGGTCAGGTACAAAAACCCCGCCGAAGTGGGCGCTGACAGGATCGTCAACGCAGTGGGGGCCTACGATAAATTCCGATGCGCCTGCATCGTCGTCGACCTGGGGACGGCAACCACCTTCGACTGCGTTTCCTCCGAGGGGGTCTATCTCGGCGGGGCCATCGCCCCCGGATTGATGATTTCCATGCAAGCCCTCGTCAGCCGTGGATCCCGGCTTCCCAAACTCGAGCGGATTTCCAGACCCCCGGCCGCGATCGCCTGCAGCACCCTGGACAGCATGAACTCCGGCCTTCTGTATGGATACGCCGGACTCGTCGACGGGGTCCTCACCAGAATGAAGCAGGAAATGGGCGGCAGGCCGATGGTCGTCGCCACCGGTGGGATCGCACCGGTCCTCCAGGATGTATCTGAACATTTCGACGTCATCGAGCCCTTGTTGACATTCGAGGGGCTGGCGGCCATCTTCAGGCGCAGACTTTCCTCTTCGGGTAGGGTCAAACTCGCCTGA
- a CDS encoding LD-carboxypeptidase — MKMHQESGMCTHSGGQPADVRQKTVAALRPGDMIGIISPAGPLERGDLEAGMAHLRAEGFQIREGRALFARKGYLAGSDAARLEDLHAMFKDRDIKAVFCSRGGYGSLRLLEKIDWPLLAANPKICMGFSDLTALLLAIWRKARFITFHGPVVRQMGELDRQDMAETLAVLRGAPPRPIRLPREGVLRPGRAKGPLIGGNLTLLSHLAGTPYFPDLSGAVLFLEDHGEQPYRVDRMLRHLALSGALRGVSGLIGGDFIQCGTLRTIAALFLELADELDVPCTMGLPSGHGERNVLLPIGAEVELDTLAGILEIMEAPADTVKNSLGSCDEKRP, encoded by the coding sequence ATGAAGATGCATCAGGAATCCGGAATGTGCACCCATTCGGGGGGTCAACCCGCCGATGTCCGTCAAAAGACCGTCGCGGCCCTTCGCCCGGGAGACATGATCGGGATCATCTCGCCGGCCGGCCCCCTCGAGCGGGGAGATCTGGAGGCCGGGATGGCACATTTGCGGGCCGAAGGCTTCCAAATCCGCGAAGGCCGCGCCCTTTTTGCACGGAAGGGTTACCTTGCGGGGTCTGATGCGGCCAGACTCGAGGACCTTCATGCCATGTTCAAGGATCGTGACATCAAGGCCGTTTTTTGCTCGCGCGGCGGTTACGGCAGTCTTCGCCTGCTCGAGAAGATCGACTGGCCTCTGCTGGCCGCCAATCCGAAGATCTGCATGGGGTTCAGCGATCTGACAGCGCTCCTCCTTGCGATTTGGCGGAAGGCGCGTTTCATCACCTTCCACGGCCCCGTCGTCAGACAAATGGGAGAGTTGGACCGGCAGGACATGGCCGAAACACTCGCGGTGCTCAGGGGGGCGCCTCCCCGACCGATCCGCCTCCCCCGAGAGGGCGTCCTGCGACCGGGAAGAGCGAAAGGCCCTCTGATCGGCGGGAATCTTACCCTTCTTTCCCACTTGGCAGGGACCCCCTATTTTCCCGATCTTTCAGGCGCCGTTCTCTTTCTGGAAGACCATGGCGAACAACCTTACCGGGTCGACAGAATGCTGCGCCACCTGGCGTTGTCCGGCGCTTTGCGGGGAGTCTCCGGCCTGATCGGAGGAGACTTCATTCAATGCGGCACCCTCAGGACCATCGCCGCCCTTTTCCTGGAACTGGCGGACGAACTCGATGTGCCCTGCACCATGGGGCTTCCTTCGGGCCACGGTGAGCGGAATGTCTTGCTGCCGATCGGCGCCGAGGTCGAATTGGACACCCTCGCGGGCATCCTCGAAATCATGGAGGCGCCTGCCGACACGGTGAAAAACAGCCTTGGCAGCTGCGATGAAAAGCGCCCTTGA
- the mfd gene encoding Transcription-repair-coupling factor, translated as MQNASTHPIHPLRAAIQSGKDPTRLTGLGGTAMSYLFALLAQRLDRPCLAVLPGKKQAEQFFQELQFFMAEQDNHRTGGPRRLYLLPPYDISPLSGLSPHREIVNLRIEALYALTSADNPVVVTSQEVLLYKLVPKGRLIQALEYLAAGEEIDREQLLRHLEICGYQRVSLVEERGDYAVRGGVLDIFPPSSPLPIRLELWGDHLESIRLFEPLSQRSEGAFDEWVLLPNTEIIMDEAAVQRARSMGRLPPPGAEGSHFPGQEAWLNHFYPGLDSLFDYLPADTLIAHFDPQRLQGGLKRMTERFQLDLERFREESVDKGLPFPETEGLIHGGDAVLLSLNSFQRLEVNELDLQTPGPSTERDGVHFQLEGTFGLDTDPDVQLAGQGRGSLAPLANKIALWLSRGGRVIIVSRTAKQANRLVEILSNYDVSVLGTVDSWEELPESPGLWICLGRLGRGFLWPAENLYIISEDEIFGQKRGRSRNREKARENALSWSTFSQLKQGDLVVHEEHGIGRYGGLLKMEIQNRVNDFILIEYANADKLYIPADRVSSLQTYVGADEVAPRLDQLGGRSWNIAKEKARKSVKRIAKQLVQLYALRRYRSGYAFSNPDHYYREFEATFEHEETPDQIKAIDDVLDDMTSERPMDRLICGDVGFGKTEVALRAAFKAVADGKQVALLVPTTVLAEQHYQTFTKRLSPYGIGVGLLSRFKPPSEQREVLAKVRSDKIQVLIGTHRLLQKDVSFMDLGLLIIDEEQRFGVKQKEALKKYRSMVDVLAITATPIPRTLQMSLMGVRDLSVIETAPEDRLAIQTYLSPFDENLIARAVRFEIERHGQVFFVHNRVQTIDMVAERLGAIVPEARIAVAHGQMKEKDLESTMLTFLRKELDVLVCSTIIESGLDIPSANTIIINEAERLGLAQIYQLRGRVGRSKEKAYAYLLISDGTHLTREAEKRLKALMDFSHLGAGLHLALHDLKIRGAGNILGFAQSGQIATVGYELYLRMIEQAVAEFKGEEWLPEINPEILVDMEAYLPEDYIMDTDVRLNLYRRLSILNETRDLENVEREMVDRFGKAPPPVENLLWMMRLRIFAKHLGIARLEVGTDSVTLHFDPDRLADPAKLVQRIGTLPKRYRFLGENRLRILMGPLTLPEDRRRIMESLQILRSDHRTAHGEISRFSASPSPGEDRSYRRPARNVQAGKG; from the coding sequence ATGCAGAACGCATCGACCCATCCAATCCATCCCCTTCGAGCTGCCATTCAATCCGGCAAGGACCCTACCCGGCTGACCGGGCTTGGCGGCACAGCCATGAGTTATCTCTTCGCACTCCTCGCGCAACGGCTCGACCGCCCCTGTCTGGCCGTCCTGCCCGGCAAGAAGCAGGCCGAGCAGTTTTTTCAGGAGCTGCAGTTTTTCATGGCCGAACAGGACAATCATCGCACCGGCGGGCCGCGCAGGCTTTATCTTCTTCCCCCTTACGACATCTCACCGCTCTCGGGCTTGAGCCCTCACCGGGAGATCGTCAATCTGAGGATCGAAGCCCTTTACGCCCTGACTTCCGCAGACAACCCCGTCGTCGTCACCTCGCAGGAGGTCCTCCTGTACAAGCTGGTCCCCAAGGGCCGTCTCATTCAGGCGCTCGAATACCTTGCGGCCGGTGAAGAAATCGACCGCGAGCAACTCCTCCGGCACTTGGAGATCTGTGGCTATCAGCGCGTTTCCCTGGTGGAAGAACGCGGGGATTATGCCGTCCGCGGTGGAGTCCTGGACATCTTCCCCCCCTCGAGCCCGTTGCCGATCAGGCTCGAGCTCTGGGGGGACCATCTCGAATCCATCCGCCTCTTCGAACCGCTCAGCCAGCGGTCAGAAGGGGCATTCGACGAGTGGGTCCTTCTGCCCAACACCGAAATTATCATGGACGAAGCCGCTGTTCAACGGGCGCGATCCATGGGCCGCCTTCCACCCCCGGGGGCAGAAGGATCCCATTTCCCCGGGCAGGAGGCCTGGCTGAACCATTTTTACCCCGGGCTCGACTCCCTCTTCGACTATCTGCCGGCAGACACCCTCATTGCCCACTTCGACCCCCAGCGATTGCAAGGCGGCCTGAAGCGGATGACGGAGCGATTTCAACTCGATCTTGAGCGTTTCCGCGAAGAATCAGTGGACAAGGGGCTTCCCTTCCCAGAAACCGAAGGCCTCATCCATGGCGGGGATGCCGTCCTCTTAAGCCTGAACAGCTTCCAGCGGCTCGAAGTGAACGAGCTCGATCTGCAGACGCCCGGTCCCTCTACGGAAAGGGACGGGGTGCATTTCCAGCTCGAGGGCACGTTCGGACTCGACACCGACCCCGATGTCCAACTGGCCGGGCAGGGAAGGGGATCTCTCGCCCCTCTCGCCAACAAAATCGCCCTCTGGCTTTCCCGCGGCGGCCGGGTGATCATCGTCAGCCGCACGGCAAAACAGGCTAACCGGCTGGTGGAGATCCTCTCGAACTACGATGTGAGCGTCCTCGGCACGGTGGATTCCTGGGAGGAGCTTCCTGAGAGTCCCGGGCTGTGGATCTGCCTGGGACGGCTCGGGCGGGGTTTCCTCTGGCCCGCGGAGAACCTGTATATCATCAGTGAAGACGAAATCTTCGGTCAAAAACGGGGGCGAAGCAGAAATAGAGAGAAGGCACGGGAAAACGCGCTGTCATGGTCGACGTTCAGCCAGCTCAAGCAGGGCGACCTCGTGGTCCACGAGGAGCATGGCATCGGACGGTACGGCGGACTTCTCAAGATGGAGATCCAGAACAGGGTCAATGACTTCATTCTGATCGAATACGCCAACGCCGACAAGCTCTACATCCCGGCGGACCGCGTCAGCAGTCTTCAGACCTATGTGGGCGCCGATGAAGTCGCTCCGAGATTGGATCAATTGGGCGGGCGATCATGGAACATCGCCAAGGAGAAGGCTCGCAAATCCGTCAAGCGCATCGCGAAGCAACTCGTACAGCTGTACGCCCTGCGCCGATACCGCTCTGGTTATGCCTTTTCCAATCCCGATCACTATTACCGCGAATTCGAGGCGACATTCGAGCACGAGGAAACCCCCGACCAGATCAAGGCCATCGACGATGTCCTGGACGATATGACCTCCGAACGTCCCATGGATCGGCTCATCTGCGGCGATGTGGGATTCGGAAAGACCGAAGTCGCCCTGCGGGCCGCCTTCAAGGCCGTGGCCGACGGCAAACAGGTCGCCCTGCTCGTCCCCACGACGGTCCTCGCCGAACAGCACTACCAGACCTTCACCAAGCGGCTGTCGCCCTATGGGATCGGGGTCGGTCTCCTCAGCCGATTCAAACCTCCGTCCGAACAGCGGGAGGTTTTGGCCAAGGTGCGCTCGGATAAGATTCAGGTCCTGATCGGTACGCACCGGCTGCTCCAGAAGGATGTCTCCTTCATGGACCTCGGGCTGCTGATCATCGACGAAGAACAGCGCTTCGGGGTCAAACAGAAGGAAGCCCTCAAAAAATACCGCAGCATGGTCGACGTTCTGGCCATCACCGCCACACCGATCCCGAGGACCCTGCAGATGTCCCTCATGGGCGTGAGAGATCTCAGTGTCATCGAAACCGCTCCCGAAGACCGTCTGGCCATCCAGACCTACCTCTCCCCCTTTGACGAAAACCTCATTGCGAGAGCCGTCCGCTTCGAGATCGAACGTCATGGGCAGGTGTTCTTCGTCCACAACCGGGTTCAAACCATCGACATGGTCGCGGAACGCCTCGGCGCGATCGTCCCCGAGGCCCGCATCGCGGTCGCCCACGGTCAAATGAAGGAGAAGGACCTCGAGTCCACCATGCTCACCTTTTTGCGGAAAGAATTGGACGTCCTGGTCTGCAGCACCATCATCGAATCCGGTTTGGACATTCCGTCCGCCAACACCATCATCATCAACGAGGCAGAGCGCCTGGGACTGGCGCAGATCTATCAGCTCCGGGGGCGCGTCGGCAGATCCAAAGAGAAGGCTTACGCCTATCTGCTGATCAGCGACGGCACCCACCTGACGAGGGAGGCCGAGAAGCGCCTCAAGGCCCTGATGGACTTTTCCCACCTGGGCGCGGGCCTGCACCTCGCTCTGCACGACCTCAAGATCAGAGGCGCCGGCAACATTCTCGGATTCGCGCAATCCGGTCAGATCGCCACTGTAGGCTACGAACTCTACCTGAGGATGATCGAACAGGCGGTGGCCGAATTCAAAGGCGAAGAATGGCTGCCGGAAATCAACCCCGAGATCCTCGTCGACATGGAGGCCTATCTCCCGGAAGACTACATCATGGATACGGATGTCAGACTGAATCTCTATCGGCGTCTGTCGATCCTGAACGAGACACGGGATCTGGAAAATGTCGAGCGGGAGATGGTGGACCGCTTCGGCAAAGCCCCGCCTCCTGTGGAAAATCTTCTCTGGATGATGCGGCTGCGCATCTTTGCAAAACACCTCGGCATTGCGCGCCTCGAGGTCGGCACCGACAGCGTGACGCTCCACTTCGATCCCGATCGCCTGGCAGACCCGGCAAAGCTGGTGCAGAGGATAGGGACCCTCCCGAAGCGCTATCGTTTCCTGGGAGAGAATCGTTTGCGCATCCTGATGGGACCCCTTACCCTGCCGGAAGATCGCAGGCGCATCATGGAAAGTCTCCAGATCCTGCGCTCGGACCATCGGACGGCCCATGGAGAAATCAGCCGTTTTTCCGCCAGCCCCTCGCCCGGGGAGGATCGTTCCTATCGAAGACCGGCACGAAACGTCCAGGCGGGAAAGGGATAG
- the surA gene encoding SurA N-terminal domain protein, translated as MNRKKWTCTLAGCLLMFIPFPAGLCAEVCNRVVAIVNEDVITLYELNHKIRQVTGLEPEEFRSQDETAFLDARRKILDFLIDDKIAQKKIDELGIKVSPAEIDDAIEKMKRNNNLTHEDLLARLESQGISYETLRENLKDELERMQLINFEVKSKIIVREEAMRAYYDEHREQYITYETLHLAAIVLPVGNPSDKQERQRIESQITDIHRRLSAGEDFGELARRFSRGPGAKDGGDLGLFKTSQLNKALLEAVEGMQPGQISQPIETASGFQVIKLLDRRAGETKAYEDVKDAIYSELYREEINRRYMEWVKQLRDQAYTKIIF; from the coding sequence ATGAACAGGAAGAAATGGACTTGCACGCTGGCAGGCTGCCTACTCATGTTTATTCCTTTTCCCGCAGGGCTATGCGCAGAAGTCTGCAATCGGGTGGTCGCCATCGTCAACGAAGACGTGATCACCCTGTACGAACTCAACCACAAGATCAGGCAGGTGACCGGCCTGGAGCCGGAAGAGTTTCGAAGCCAGGATGAAACCGCCTTTCTGGACGCACGTCGGAAGATTCTCGACTTTCTGATCGATGACAAAATTGCACAGAAGAAGATAGACGAACTGGGAATCAAGGTTTCACCGGCCGAAATCGATGATGCGATTGAAAAGATGAAACGGAACAACAACCTGACGCATGAAGATCTTCTCGCCCGGCTCGAAAGCCAGGGGATCTCCTATGAAACTCTGCGGGAGAACCTGAAGGATGAGCTCGAGCGGATGCAGTTGATCAACTTTGAAGTGAAATCCAAGATCATCGTGCGGGAAGAGGCCATGAGGGCTTATTACGACGAACACCGGGAACAGTACATCACCTATGAGACCCTTCACCTCGCTGCGATCGTTTTACCGGTCGGCAACCCTTCCGACAAACAGGAGCGGCAGAGGATCGAATCCCAAATCACAGATATCCACCGGCGCCTGAGCGCGGGAGAGGATTTCGGCGAACTCGCCCGCAGGTTTTCCCGCGGCCCCGGTGCCAAGGACGGAGGGGATTTGGGCCTTTTCAAGACAAGCCAGCTCAACAAGGCCCTTCTGGAGGCGGTCGAAGGGATGCAGCCGGGGCAGATCAGTCAACCTATCGAGACCGCTTCCGGTTTTCAGGTCATCAAACTGCTCGATCGCCGGGCGGGCGAAACCAAGGCCTATGAAGACGTCAAGGATGCCATCTACAGCGAGCTGTATCGCGAAGAGATCAACAGGCGTTACATGGAATGGGTGAAACAACTGAGAGACCAGGCCTACACGAAAATCATCTTCTAA